One region of uncultured Methanolobus sp. genomic DNA includes:
- a CDS encoding 50S ribosomal protein L16, whose product MVRKPASMYRNVRQRSFTRKKYMGGVPGSHIIHYDMGNKNAEFPVKVTLVVKEKCQLRHTALEAARITANRAMVNATGRMGYHMKLRVYPHEVLRENKQATGAGADRVSSGMRGAFGKNVGTAARVSAEQKIFTISVNKENFVAAKNALRKAGQKLPTPVRIVVDQGMELVQ is encoded by the coding sequence ATGGTAAGAAAACCAGCAAGTATGTACAGGAACGTCAGACAACGCTCATTCACCAGAAAGAAGTACATGGGTGGTGTGCCAGGTAGCCACATCATTCACTACGACATGGGCAACAAGAACGCTGAGTTCCCGGTAAAGGTTACACTCGTAGTAAAAGAGAAGTGCCAGTTACGTCACACAGCACTGGAAGCAGCACGTATTACTGCTAACAGGGCGATGGTAAACGCCACCGGACGTATGGGCTATCACATGAAACTCAGGGTATATCCTCATGAGGTACTCAGAGAGAACAAGCAGGCAACCGGAGCAGGAGCAGACCGTGTATCCAGTGGTATGCGTGGCGCATTCGGAAAGAACGTAGGAACCGCAGCAAGGGTTTCAGCTGAACAAAAGATATTCACAATCTCTGTTAACAAAGAGAATTTTGTAGCAGCAAAGAATGCTCTTAGAAAAGCAGGTCAGAAGCTTCCAACTCCTGTCAGAATAGTAGTTGACCAGGGTATGGAACTTGTGCAGTAA
- a CDS encoding DUF1786 family protein, with the protein MRILAIDVGTGTQDILLYDTEREIENSLVMIMPSPTAIVAKKIGEATNRGNDIFLSGDVMGGGPCVRAIKTHMEKGFKVYATEKAALTIKDDIERVRSMGIAIVDNDNDPGMLPKGTQEIILQDLDVDALINALSSFGVSMPEMIAIAVQDHGNSPQESNRIYRFKIFEKLIDEGGSFEHFAYSGDTVPEDFTRMASAAGTLKKQDFIKDTIIMDTGPAAIFGALLDQNALQPAIVVNIGNGHTLAAIVNNDHVVALFEHHSSALDGEKLQEYIIGFADGRLSFEDIFDDGGHGCYIRETPGFDAIRSIMITGPRRNILMDMDKEKQNNAVWDKLHFASPYGNMMLSGCFGLLRVQLE; encoded by the coding sequence ATGAGAATACTTGCCATAGACGTTGGAACCGGCACACAGGACATACTTCTCTATGATACTGAACGGGAAATAGAGAACAGTCTTGTGATGATCATGCCATCACCGACAGCAATTGTTGCAAAAAAGATCGGAGAAGCAACGAACAGAGGAAACGATATTTTCCTTTCCGGGGATGTAATGGGCGGGGGGCCTTGTGTAAGAGCCATTAAAACCCATATGGAAAAAGGATTTAAAGTCTATGCAACAGAAAAAGCTGCCCTTACTATCAAAGATGATATTGAAAGGGTCAGATCTATGGGTATAGCTATAGTGGACAACGATAACGACCCTGGAATGCTTCCAAAAGGCACACAGGAAATAATTCTTCAGGACCTGGATGTTGATGCACTAATTAATGCTCTTTCCAGTTTTGGAGTAAGCATGCCGGAGATGATTGCAATCGCAGTGCAGGACCATGGAAACTCACCACAGGAAAGTAACCGTATATATCGCTTCAAAATCTTTGAGAAGCTTATAGATGAAGGTGGCAGCTTTGAACATTTTGCCTACAGTGGGGATACTGTTCCTGAAGATTTTACTCGTATGGCATCCGCTGCAGGTACACTGAAAAAGCAGGATTTCATAAAGGACACAATTATTATGGACACCGGCCCTGCGGCAATTTTTGGTGCTTTGCTTGACCAGAATGCATTGCAACCGGCAATTGTTGTGAATATAGGCAATGGACACACCCTTGCTGCAATTGTGAACAATGACCACGTAGTAGCCTTGTTTGAACACCATAGTTCAGCTCTTGATGGTGAAAAGTTGCAGGAATATATCATTGGTTTTGCCGATGGAAGACTTAGTTTTGAGGATATCTTTGATGATGGAGGACATGGTTGCTACATACGCGAAACTCCGGGATTTGATGCAATCAGGTCAATAATGATTACCGGACCCAGAAGGAACATACTGATGGACATGGATAAAGAGAAGCAGAACAATGCCGTATGGGATAAACTGCATTTTGCATCACCGTACGGAAATATGATGTTGTCAGGGTGTTTTGGACTTCTTAGAGTTCAGCTTGAGTAA
- a CDS encoding molybdenum cofactor biosynthesis protein B, whose amino-acid sequence MSSQSTIEHKEGTEKVYSFYLITISSSRFEEFGAVSSPEEASDGSGELMGKLVTSSGHNVSKYELVPDDSSLIKGAIHRALESDADLIITSGGTGLASKDVTIESVTPLFDKEIPGFGELFRFKSIGQIGSSVILSRAAAGLLKRKVIFCVPGSPNAVELALSEIILPETGHLVKHARQ is encoded by the coding sequence ATGAGTAGTCAATCAACAATAGAACATAAAGAAGGAACCGAAAAAGTCTATTCTTTTTATCTGATAACCATTTCCAGTTCAAGATTTGAAGAATTCGGTGCAGTTTCATCCCCTGAAGAGGCCAGTGACGGTTCAGGTGAATTAATGGGAAAGCTTGTAACTTCCAGTGGTCACAATGTTTCAAAGTATGAACTGGTCCCTGATGATTCATCTTTGATCAAGGGTGCTATACACCGTGCCCTTGAATCCGATGCTGATCTTATCATCACAAGTGGGGGGACAGGTCTTGCTTCAAAAGATGTAACCATTGAATCAGTAACTCCTCTCTTTGACAAGGAAATTCCGGGATTTGGCGAACTTTTCCGTTTTAAAAGTATAGGGCAGATAGGCAGCTCTGTTATTCTCTCACGTGCAGCAGCAGGTCTGCTGAAGAGGAAAGTGATTTTTTGTGTACCCGGGTCACCCAATGCAGTTGAACTGGCCCTGAGTGAAATAATTTTGCCTGAAACCGGGCATCTTGTGAAACATGCTCGGCAGTAA
- a CDS encoding recombinase RecA, whose protein sequence is MSGYALGIKELDELLGNIREGTNLMMIGPPMSRKDDLLDAIVFNSQSPEGSAIIVSTREPGERVLGWFEDYGLDTSTADIGVVDCVTKTLGMGAADTEQIKRASSPVDLTGIGVKISQFFEEMLIKKKKQQVHLCINSLSTILMYSNIQTVFRFLHVFTGRVKAANGFGLYVVEDEMHDAQTIATLKQLFDGMIEIKAVGDAYAMRVVGMTSRPTPWFEYSIEGTEIVLNKT, encoded by the coding sequence ATGTCCGGCTACGCTTTAGGCATCAAGGAACTGGATGAGCTATTAGGCAACATCCGGGAAGGAACCAATCTTATGATGATAGGTCCACCTATGAGCCGAAAAGATGACCTGCTGGATGCCATTGTTTTTAACAGTCAGAGTCCTGAAGGATCTGCTATTATAGTATCTACACGCGAGCCTGGAGAACGTGTTCTCGGATGGTTCGAAGATTATGGTCTGGACACATCAACTGCAGATATCGGTGTTGTTGACTGTGTGACCAAGACACTTGGGATGGGTGCTGCAGACACTGAACAGATCAAAAGAGCTTCAAGTCCCGTGGACCTTACGGGCATAGGTGTAAAGATCAGTCAGTTCTTTGAAGAAATGCTGATTAAAAAGAAGAAACAACAGGTTCATCTGTGTATCAACTCACTGTCAACGATCCTCATGTATTCGAACATCCAGACTGTTTTCAGATTCCTGCATGTCTTTACGGGACGGGTTAAAGCTGCCAATGGTTTTGGTTTGTATGTGGTGGAAGACGAAATGCACGATGCACAGACAATAGCTACTCTGAAGCAGCTTTTCGATGGCATGATTGAAATTAAAGCTGTCGGCGATGCCTATGCAATGAGAGTAGTGGGAATGACCTCAAGGCCTACTCCATGGTTTGAGTACAGCATCGAAGGAACCGAAATAGTTCTCAATAAAACATAA
- a CDS encoding YhbY family RNA-binding protein, with protein MDKDKLYQLKNEATKIKPIINVGKNGITDSVVEEIKKQVKANRLVKIKMLRTSAEGEDIKTSAEKLAEATKTTLIDVRGSTVVLYR; from the coding sequence ATGGATAAAGATAAATTATATCAATTAAAGAACGAAGCAACGAAGATCAAACCTATAATAAATGTAGGAAAGAACGGAATTACTGACTCTGTTGTGGAAGAAATAAAAAAGCAGGTCAAAGCCAACCGTCTTGTTAAGATAAAGATGCTCAGGACCAGCGCCGAGGGAGAAGATATCAAGACATCTGCTGAGAAACTTGCAGAAGCAACAAAGACCACCCTTATTGATGTAAGGGGCAGTACAGTTGTTCTCTATAGGTGA
- a CDS encoding DUF190 domain-containing protein, whose translation MRTLLLRIYLSENDRYKGKNAHHAVIEFLKDKGVAGATVHHCMEGYGIHHKIHTASVLRLGTDLPVIVQAVDKEEKIRNLIPELKEMLPTELMVVQEVEVVSGEGFEKE comes from the coding sequence ATGAGAACATTACTTTTGAGAATATATCTGAGTGAAAATGACAGGTACAAGGGAAAAAACGCACATCATGCAGTCATAGAGTTTCTGAAGGATAAGGGTGTTGCAGGAGCAACGGTCCACCATTGTATGGAAGGATACGGAATTCATCACAAGATACACACGGCAAGTGTCCTGAGACTTGGAACAGACCTGCCAGTAATCGTTCAGGCCGTTGATAAGGAAGAAAAGATAAGAAACCTGATTCCTGAACTGAAAGAAATGCTTCCGACAGAACTCATGGTAGTGCAGGAAGTAGAAGTTGTTTCAGGAGAAGGTTTTGAAAAAGAGTGA
- a CDS encoding cytochrome c biogenesis protein, with product MIKRPVHRHPVTEHNYCRFLPVFFFCLVLLTGLAQAAVSVEYFYEDGCLKCAQASPVIGDVVSNYPDTNFSSYEIKSAFSLAKSYGVTTVPAVAVNGSIVISYNDYEGDTNKLASMLTKAIETAPVMAYGNDLSKVESTYDDSLGDKTPAVIFLAGLLAGFNPCLIAVMAFLASAIVSSGGSRRDMLVLVIGFCAGIFVTYMIVGFGILNTITSFPGIKNAITTSMVVLVAIFGVWHLYDAYYIKKYSKSSFKTPHSFVDLMDHARGKNILLISFIGGGIFSLVKAPCVGAVYLMILEMLLSGGNTVNAVLYMGLYNFAVILPILILGAFLAFGLDPEKVNEFREKRRVEVRLVTGIILILLAVLLQLNII from the coding sequence ATGATAAAAAGACCTGTTCATCGACATCCTGTCACTGAACACAATTACTGCAGGTTTTTACCTGTATTTTTCTTTTGCCTGGTCCTTCTGACAGGTTTAGCCCAGGCTGCCGTGTCAGTGGAATATTTCTACGAGGACGGCTGTCTGAAATGCGCACAGGCATCACCTGTGATCGGTGATGTTGTTTCTAATTATCCTGATACTAACTTCAGCTCATATGAGATTAAATCTGCTTTCAGCCTGGCTAAAAGTTATGGGGTAACAACCGTTCCTGCTGTTGCTGTTAATGGCAGCATTGTCATTAGCTATAATGACTACGAAGGAGACACTAATAAACTCGCTTCAATGCTCACAAAGGCAATAGAAACTGCTCCTGTGATGGCCTATGGAAACGATTTATCAAAAGTTGAGTCTACATATGATGACTCGTTAGGTGATAAGACTCCTGCTGTGATTTTCCTCGCTGGTCTTCTGGCAGGTTTCAATCCGTGTCTAATTGCTGTTATGGCATTCCTTGCATCGGCAATAGTATCCTCCGGAGGCTCACGCAGAGATATGCTGGTTCTGGTTATCGGGTTCTGTGCCGGAATATTTGTAACTTACATGATTGTGGGTTTTGGAATCCTGAACACAATAACTTCCTTCCCTGGAATCAAAAATGCAATAACAACATCCATGGTGGTGCTGGTTGCTATTTTTGGAGTCTGGCACCTTTATGATGCATATTATATCAAGAAATATTCAAAATCCTCATTCAAAACCCCGCATTCATTTGTGGATTTAATGGATCATGCAAGAGGCAAGAACATACTTCTCATCTCTTTCATTGGTGGAGGAATATTCTCTCTCGTAAAAGCACCCTGTGTAGGTGCTGTTTACCTGATGATTCTTGAAATGCTCCTGTCCGGTGGCAACACAGTAAATGCTGTGCTGTATATGGGTCTCTACAATTTTGCAGTCATTTTGCCAATTCTGATACTTGGTGCGTTTCTTGCTTTTGGCCTGGATCCGGAAAAGGTCAACGAATTCAGGGAAAAGAGGCGTGTTGAAGTTCGTCTTGTCACAGGAATTATATTGATTTTGCTGGCAGTGTTGTTACAGTTGAATATCATATGA
- the crcB gene encoding fluoride efflux transporter CrcB — MAYEILLVGIGGFIGANLRYLVSGAVPRINEIPAGTLAVNTIGSFVLAVLAFTSIEGSLRYMISIGMLGSFTTFSTFAYESFRLLDEGESKHFLMNIGFNLSLCLLAVFIAHILIR, encoded by the coding sequence CTGGCGTATGAAATACTTCTCGTAGGAATCGGAGGTTTCATCGGTGCGAACCTCAGATACCTGGTTTCCGGAGCAGTTCCACGAATTAATGAGATTCCTGCCGGAACACTTGCAGTGAATACCATTGGCAGCTTTGTACTTGCAGTTCTGGCATTCACTTCTATAGAAGGATCGCTGCGTTATATGATAAGTATAGGAATGCTTGGATCTTTCACAACATTCTCCACATTCGCATACGAGAGCTTCAGGCTTCTGGATGAAGGAGAGAGCAAGCACTTCCTGATGAATATCGGTTTTAACCTTTCGTTGTGCCTTCTTGCAGTGTTCATAGCGCACATCCTTATCCGATGA
- the crcB gene encoding fluoride efflux transporter CrcB translates to MGGFLGAISRYLVAGYFAPAPGTLVVNVLGSILLGFLMYSSEYLGIVSPRTRMFFAIGFCGSLTTFSTFTVQTFQMQLAEAAFNIFANVILTLAGIFTGRALVFYLIKRREGAGV, encoded by the coding sequence ATGGGAGGATTCTTAGGAGCAATATCAAGATACCTTGTTGCAGGATATTTTGCTCCTGCACCCGGAACGCTTGTTGTAAATGTACTTGGGAGCATACTGCTCGGTTTTCTCATGTACAGCTCTGAGTATCTTGGAATCGTATCACCAAGAACACGTATGTTTTTTGCAATTGGGTTTTGCGGATCGTTAACCACCTTTTCGACATTCACCGTCCAGACATTCCAGATGCAACTGGCTGAGGCTGCGTTTAACATTTTTGCTAACGTAATCCTGACACTTGCGGGAATTTTCACAGGCAGGGCACTGGTATTCTATCTGATAAAAAGGAGGGAAGGAGCTGGCGTATGA
- a CDS encoding molybdopterin molybdotransferase MoeA yields MIFRERTDVSEAKEMFLDGIRGIDRTEVLPARSAIGRILSTSILAPRNVPHYRRSAMDGFAVRSVDLIGASPTNPVMLQITDEIMEGTCVPVNTGDYVPDNADAVLMMEDTTSIGDMIEIRAQVHPGKNVGEIGEDVRKNEIIFNKSHILRPCDIAVLASLGISEVKVYSRPVVAIVPTGNDLLPLPGDEEPAPGKTLDINSLMIGEYVEKWGGTARYCDIVPEDEKLIEEAIKANIDTDMIVVSGGTSVGERDFVPAVVEKLGKKLVHGVGLSPGKPTALGIVENVPVLCMPGYPAAGLVALFVFGKPALRKSGNIPDIPDTTVKARLSGKILSREGYVSYARVILEGDIARPLMTAGAGILSSIAKSDGFVIIPENVEGCEEGSEVDVVLIE; encoded by the coding sequence ATGATATTCAGAGAACGCACAGATGTTTCAGAAGCAAAGGAAATGTTCCTTGACGGAATACGTGGAATTGACAGAACGGAAGTGCTTCCTGCAAGGTCTGCAATCGGAAGAATTCTCTCTACAAGCATACTCGCACCACGCAATGTTCCTCATTACAGACGTTCTGCAATGGATGGATTTGCAGTAAGATCAGTTGACCTCATAGGTGCATCCCCGACAAATCCCGTTATGCTTCAGATAACTGATGAAATCATGGAAGGAACATGCGTCCCGGTTAATACCGGAGATTATGTACCTGACAATGCAGATGCAGTCCTGATGATGGAAGATACCACTTCCATCGGAGACATGATTGAGATCAGGGCACAGGTCCATCCCGGAAAGAACGTTGGTGAGATCGGGGAGGATGTCAGGAAAAATGAGATCATATTCAACAAAAGCCATATCCTCAGACCATGTGACATTGCAGTGCTGGCATCCCTTGGAATTAGTGAAGTAAAAGTTTATTCCAGACCTGTTGTTGCAATTGTCCCCACTGGAAACGACCTTCTGCCACTTCCCGGAGATGAAGAACCTGCGCCGGGAAAAACACTGGACATCAACAGCCTCATGATAGGTGAATATGTTGAGAAATGGGGTGGAACTGCAAGATATTGTGACATTGTTCCTGAAGATGAAAAACTCATTGAAGAAGCCATCAAAGCAAATATTGATACTGATATGATTGTTGTTTCAGGCGGGACCTCCGTTGGAGAAAGGGATTTTGTTCCGGCTGTAGTTGAGAAACTGGGCAAAAAGCTGGTGCACGGCGTCGGACTCAGCCCGGGAAAGCCTACTGCTCTTGGGATTGTGGAAAATGTGCCAGTACTCTGTATGCCAGGATATCCGGCAGCAGGACTTGTAGCACTCTTTGTTTTTGGCAAACCTGCACTCCGAAAATCCGGAAACATACCAGATATACCTGACACAACCGTAAAAGCCAGATTAAGTGGAAAGATACTGTCTCGAGAAGGTTATGTCAGTTACGCAAGAGTAATACTTGAAGGAGATATTGCTCGTCCATTGATGACAGCAGGCGCAGGAATACTGAGTTCTATCGCAAAGTCAGACGGTTTTGTAATAATCCCGGAAAATGTGGAAGGCTGCGAAGAAGGAAGCGAAGTGGACGTAGTGTTAATTGAATAG
- a CDS encoding ubiquitin-like small modifier protein 1: MANVKVKLFANLREIAQTSSLSFTGDTVKDVLCSLTEQYPALKELIFESGDEKLCGYINVFLNGNNIKHMEELDTILSDDDELGIFPPVSGG; the protein is encoded by the coding sequence ATGGCAAACGTTAAAGTGAAACTATTTGCAAATCTAAGAGAGATTGCACAAACTTCTTCATTATCTTTTACAGGAGACACTGTAAAAGATGTGCTCTGTTCACTTACAGAGCAATATCCTGCTCTTAAAGAACTCATATTTGAATCCGGGGACGAAAAACTTTGTGGATACATCAATGTATTCCTGAACGGAAACAACATCAAGCACATGGAAGAACTTGACACCATCCTGAGCGATGACGATGAACTGGGAATATTCCCACCAGTATCCGGCGGTTAA
- a CDS encoding UbiX family flavin prenyltransferase, producing the protein MEVVIGISGASGSAYGVRLLEILAKTDIFTHLVMTKAAKQILEIETDYELSYVEGLADAVYGESDFTAPIASGSHKFYGMVIAPCSMKTLGEIAGGMSDNLLGRVADVCLKERRKLVLMPRETPLNQIHLENMLRLERAGGVILPACPGFYSRPQTIDDLVNSMAGRALDLMDIDNDVYKRWG; encoded by the coding sequence ATGGAAGTAGTAATAGGTATCAGTGGAGCATCAGGCTCTGCTTATGGAGTTCGGTTGCTGGAAATTCTTGCAAAAACAGACATTTTTACGCATCTTGTAATGACAAAAGCTGCAAAGCAGATACTTGAGATCGAAACCGATTACGAGTTATCCTATGTAGAAGGACTTGCAGATGCTGTGTATGGTGAAAGCGATTTTACAGCACCGATAGCAAGCGGTTCTCACAAGTTTTACGGAATGGTCATTGCCCCATGCAGCATGAAAACACTGGGAGAAATTGCAGGCGGAATGTCTGACAATCTGCTAGGAAGAGTGGCTGATGTTTGCCTCAAAGAGAGAAGAAAACTGGTACTGATGCCGCGTGAAACCCCCCTTAACCAGATACATCTGGAGAATATGCTGAGACTTGAGAGAGCCGGTGGAGTTATTCTGCCTGCATGTCCAGGTTTTTATTCCAGACCACAGACAATTGACGATCTCGTAAATTCCATGGCAGGTCGTGCACTTGACCTGATGGATATTGACAACGATGTTTACAAACGCTGGGGATGA
- a CDS encoding HD domain-containing protein, translating into MKVIRDPIHGYIELDPLTLSIIDSPQMQRLRRLSQLGLSNLVYPGANHSRFEHSLGVMHLATMLTGKIDSVTDEEKEELRVAALLHDVGHGPYSHVTENLTKLYTRQHHEDVYEILKKGELGEILSDNGLNPANIEDHIQGKTDLGKILNSEIDVDRMDYLVRDSHYTGVAFGLVDHVRLINEMKFYENNLVVNAGGVKAAESLLVSRFLMHPSVYYHHVSRIAETMFTRAVDDLIQKKSLNPFELRKIDDSGLLEMIRNDDGYAGELAHRLDNRKLYKRALYVGFDEVGKGVLKHRKNIKRVEAEIASEVGIDAESVLIDIPRDPEIAEMKALVKINNKMLRLDEASHVVSTLEQAHRDNWKMGVYTPKEHREAVGKAAKNFFEVKRTTKQFRLTEIEE; encoded by the coding sequence ATGAAAGTCATCCGTGACCCTATACATGGATATATCGAGCTTGATCCGCTCACATTATCCATAATCGATTCACCGCAGATGCAGCGGCTTAGAAGGCTGAGCCAGCTTGGCCTGTCAAACCTTGTTTACCCCGGAGCTAATCATTCACGTTTTGAGCACTCTCTTGGAGTTATGCATCTTGCCACCATGCTTACCGGAAAGATTGATTCTGTCACAGATGAGGAAAAAGAGGAACTCAGGGTTGCTGCTCTTCTCCATGATGTGGGACACGGACCTTATTCACATGTAACAGAAAATCTTACAAAACTTTACACAAGACAGCACCATGAAGACGTTTATGAAATACTGAAAAAAGGAGAACTTGGAGAAATTCTCAGCGACAATGGCTTAAATCCTGCAAATATCGAAGACCATATTCAGGGAAAAACAGACCTCGGGAAGATACTCAACAGCGAGATCGATGTGGACAGGATGGACTATCTGGTGCGGGATTCACATTATACTGGTGTTGCTTTTGGTCTTGTTGACCATGTCAGACTCATCAATGAGATGAAGTTCTACGAGAACAACCTGGTAGTGAACGCAGGTGGAGTTAAGGCGGCAGAATCGCTTCTCGTATCCAGATTCCTGATGCACCCTTCTGTTTACTACCATCACGTTTCAAGGATTGCAGAAACAATGTTCACAAGAGCTGTGGATGATCTTATTCAGAAAAAGTCACTCAATCCGTTTGAACTCAGGAAGATAGATGATTCCGGATTGCTGGAAATGATACGCAACGATGATGGCTATGCTGGCGAACTTGCACACCGGCTTGATAACAGGAAGCTCTACAAAAGAGCTCTTTATGTTGGATTTGATGAAGTTGGGAAAGGAGTACTGAAGCACCGCAAGAACATCAAGAGAGTTGAAGCGGAAATAGCGTCAGAAGTTGGAATTGATGCTGAAAGTGTTCTGATTGATATCCCCAGAGATCCTGAGATCGCTGAAATGAAAGCTCTGGTAAAAATAAATAATAAGATGCTGAGACTGGATGAAGCTTCACATGTTGTTTCCACGCTTGAACAGGCACACCGTGATAACTGGAAAATGGGCGTGTACACTCCTAAAGAACACAGGGAAGCTGTCGGAAAGGCAGCAAAGAACTTCTTTGAAGTTAAAAGAACCACAAAGCAGTTCCGTCTGACAGAAATCGAGGAATGA
- the sppA gene encoding signal peptide peptidase SppA: MKKSSKILVYGVLGVVILILALTGIIVAIMHVPIEGSSGDIAVIDLDGTIYSGGTEEDLFSDYQPGVEDYIEWIEDAQEDDGTKAIIIKINSPGGEAIASEKLAKAIKEASEKKLVVAYVESMAASAAYQAASSTDYIVAEKQSLVGNIGVRMEIIHYYGLMDDLGINVTTIKSGEYKDIGSPTRPMTEEEKEMLGSIVNESYESFVSWVAENRNMTMEEAYKVADGRIYSGSQAKKAGLVDMIGTEEDAIDITAEMAGISGEPDIYEYKGKSSGFLGMKLNDGLYSFGYGFGKGLAATSVEEASSSYGMYF; encoded by the coding sequence TTGAAAAAATCAAGTAAAATATTGGTCTATGGTGTTCTGGGCGTAGTAATTCTAATCCTTGCACTTACAGGTATTATTGTAGCTATTATGCATGTTCCAATAGAAGGGTCATCAGGAGATATCGCTGTTATAGACCTTGACGGAACCATATATTCCGGAGGAACAGAGGAAGACCTGTTCAGTGATTATCAACCCGGAGTTGAGGACTACATTGAATGGATAGAGGATGCGCAGGAAGACGATGGAACAAAAGCCATTATTATCAAAATTAATTCTCCAGGCGGAGAGGCCATTGCAAGTGAAAAACTTGCAAAAGCAATAAAGGAAGCATCTGAAAAGAAGCTTGTAGTGGCATACGTTGAATCAATGGCTGCTTCTGCCGCGTACCAGGCTGCGTCATCTACAGATTATATTGTGGCTGAAAAACAGTCGCTTGTTGGAAATATTGGAGTCCGGATGGAAATTATCCACTACTACGGCCTGATGGATGATCTTGGAATTAACGTTACAACAATTAAGAGTGGTGAATACAAGGACATAGGTTCTCCCACAAGACCCATGACAGAGGAAGAAAAGGAAATGCTTGGCTCAATTGTGAACGAAAGCTATGAGAGTTTTGTTTCCTGGGTGGCTGAGAACAGGAACATGACCATGGAAGAAGCCTACAAGGTTGCCGACGGCAGAATATATAGTGGTTCCCAGGCTAAAAAGGCAGGACTTGTAGATATGATAGGAACAGAGGAAGATGCCATAGATATTACTGCTGAGATGGCAGGAATTTCCGGCGAACCTGACATTTATGAATATAAAGGGAAATCTTCCGGATTCCTTGGAATGAAACTCAACGACGGCCTATACTCTTTCGGGTACGGATTTGGGAAAGGACTTGCAGCAACATCAGTTGAAGAAGCATCTTCATCCTACGGGATGTATTTCTGA
- the cofD gene encoding 2-phospho-L-lactate transferase, with protein MIIFSGGTGTPKLLNGLREVYPEDKITVVVNTAEDIWISGNLITPDIDTVLYLFSGRLDTSKWWGVKDDTYRTHGAMKELGYDEVMMLGDIDRATHIMRSDFIRGGLTLTEAIIGLSKSFGVKANVFPMSDDPVSSMINTPEGKMHFQDFWVGKHGEPEVLEVCQEGIEKANISPAVLEALERENYVLIGPSNPITSIGPIIELPGMRDILKEKKVVAVSPIIGTEPVSGPAGKLMTARGIEVSSYGVASYYSDFLDHLIIDERDPIDDKRLNEIGCSASRTDTLMETVDISRNLAETILKQF; from the coding sequence ATGATAATTTTTTCAGGTGGTACCGGCACACCCAAATTACTGAACGGCCTTCGAGAAGTTTACCCGGAAGATAAGATCACTGTTGTGGTCAACACTGCGGAAGATATATGGATTTCAGGAAACCTGATCACACCCGATATTGATACTGTACTCTACCTGTTTTCAGGCAGGCTTGATACTTCAAAGTGGTGGGGCGTGAAGGATGATACATATCGAACTCATGGGGCCATGAAAGAACTGGGATATGATGAAGTCATGATGCTTGGTGATATTGATCGTGCAACCCACATAATGCGCTCAGACTTTATCAGAGGCGGCCTTACACTTACCGAGGCAATAATCGGTCTTTCAAAGTCATTCGGTGTAAAAGCTAATGTGTTCCCTATGTCCGATGATCCCGTTTCAAGCATGATAAACACACCAGAAGGAAAAATGCATTTTCAGGATTTCTGGGTTGGAAAACATGGTGAGCCTGAGGTTCTGGAAGTATGCCAGGAGGGCATTGAAAAAGCAAATATCTCTCCGGCAGTTCTGGAAGCTCTTGAAAGGGAAAATTATGTATTGATTGGCCCAAGCAATCCGATAACAAGCATAGGTCCAATAATAGAACTTCCTGGTATGAGAGATATTCTGAAAGAGAAAAAAGTAGTTGCAGTCAGTCCGATAATCGGAACTGAGCCAGTAAGCGGACCGGCAGGTAAACTCATGACTGCAAGAGGTATTGAAGTTTCTTCGTATGGTGTTGCTTCATATTATTCAGATTTCCTTGATCATTTAATAATTGATGAGCGTGATCCGATAGACGATAAGCGTTTGAATGAAATTGGGTGTAGCGCATCAAGAACTGATACTTTGATGGAGACTGTGGATATAAGCAGGAATCTTGCTGAAACGATATTGAAGCAGTTCTAA